Proteins encoded by one window of Mycoplasma capricolum subsp. capricolum ATCC 27343:
- a CDS encoding ABC transporter permease, translating into MKSRILWTLNKKAKYLFSSDQTKTKLKFIKGSLFSIIMGFIVSGVFLSFLKINPFTYFALLFGINFDKNFYQISLNWMAVYIVAGLSMAVAFKSGVFNIGAPGQILTATSVSTILFFYIKGSKAATIDGSMIILMLITCIVSASFLALIAGALKALFNIHEVVSTILLNWSVFYIFKWFFNRFKDFSGGLSFTSKNIPSDQLVIGSNTVIVPLLIALICVILVWILFSKTTLGFKLKAVGSSITGSKYIGINVKTQIISSSALSGAIAGIAGFILIFTVTPNNFFASNSLPTVGFDAIAVSLVAFNNPIGIIPIGWLWAVIKTGGGPVSSLYGISTQISGLISGVLIYFTAIVSIFIVFKPWELLKNKFNLLTSPICREIFWKLYLYLLKLRFKKIFLIFIKEYKQQVNDSYKNYVVKNKIKKQMQLPHLFWNGRKNIKLEFKKDINQLIYLIKNKIVDIKAFVKEDKTRLSVNGLKTNLKEQLNLITTKFVLKSYDLDLKLADHKYKITQVKQNILNKYQSDIKQIKKEHKLKIQEIKVFKEAQIGVLFHEFQYRDNIIEIKANKLKTIALLNEQIKNIKSKFNLQKENLKLNKNLYDNKHLEQINKIKEEIKEVKKQTSVKLLEEKNKFKTQKENVKKEKVQLQTILEQYKTYLKEEKQRFIQAKKQALVNKHKRLEFIDMNRSKLEVNKTIVLLNDLKTLVMTNIDKNLNRQAIKSNDKTLIKALKIKSQIDEIFGSNIISEYDAPEYIKQKVKISLKTFKLIIILEKQISYTNCRVEEQELINNYKTWIDKANQIIDKDKQQYLLAIKQQPRETLTDLEQLFNLEKTLKQQTNLKIMNLEKSVLKEVK; encoded by the coding sequence ATGAAATCTAGAATATTGTGAACATTGAATAAAAAAGCAAAATATTTATTTAGTTCAGATCAAACAAAAACTAAGTTAAAGTTTATAAAAGGTTCTTTGTTTTCGATTATTATGGGGTTTATTGTTTCTGGTGTTTTTCTTTCATTTTTAAAAATAAATCCTTTTACATATTTTGCTCTTTTGTTTGGGATTAACTTTGATAAAAATTTTTATCAAATAAGTTTAAACTGAATGGCAGTATATATTGTTGCAGGATTATCAATGGCTGTTGCTTTTAAATCGGGAGTATTTAATATTGGAGCACCCGGTCAAATACTAACAGCCACAAGTGTTTCAACTATTTTATTTTTCTATATAAAAGGTTCAAAAGCAGCAACAATAGATGGTTCAATGATTATTTTAATGTTAATAACTTGTATTGTTTCAGCTAGTTTTTTAGCACTTATTGCAGGAGCATTAAAAGCCTTGTTTAACATACACGAAGTTGTTTCAACTATCTTATTAAATTGATCAGTATTTTATATATTTAAATGATTTTTTAACAGATTTAAAGACTTTTCGGGTGGTTTATCATTTACATCAAAAAATATTCCATCAGATCAATTAGTTATTGGTTCAAATACTGTAATTGTTCCTTTATTAATAGCTTTAATTTGTGTAATTTTAGTTTGAATATTATTTTCAAAAACAACTTTAGGTTTTAAGTTAAAAGCTGTTGGTTCATCAATAACTGGTTCTAAATATATTGGAATTAATGTTAAAACCCAAATTATAAGTTCATCAGCTTTATCAGGAGCAATAGCAGGAATTGCAGGATTCATTTTAATATTTACAGTTACACCAAACAACTTTTTTGCTTCTAATAGTTTACCAACTGTTGGATTTGATGCAATTGCGGTTTCATTAGTTGCTTTTAATAACCCTATAGGAATTATTCCAATTGGTTGACTATGAGCGGTGATCAAAACTGGAGGTGGTCCTGTTTCTTCGCTGTATGGTATTTCAACACAAATAAGTGGATTAATTTCAGGAGTTCTTATTTACTTTACAGCAATTGTTTCTATATTTATTGTTTTTAAACCTTGAGAGTTGTTAAAAAACAAATTTAATCTACTAACATCACCTATATGTAGAGAAATTTTTTGAAAGTTATATTTATATCTTTTAAAATTAAGATTTAAAAAAATCTTTTTAATTTTTATAAAAGAGTATAAACAACAAGTAAATGATAGTTATAAAAATTATGTTGTTAAAAATAAAATTAAAAAACAAATGCAATTACCTCACTTGTTTTGAAATGGTAGAAAAAATATTAAACTAGAATTTAAAAAAGATATTAACCAGTTAATCTATTTAATTAAAAATAAAATTGTTGATATTAAAGCATTTGTTAAAGAAGATAAAACAAGACTTAGTGTTAATGGATTAAAAACCAATTTAAAAGAACAATTAAATTTAATAACAACTAAATTTGTTTTAAAATCTTATGATTTAGATTTAAAGTTAGCTGATCATAAATATAAAATCACACAAGTCAAACAAAATATTTTAAATAAATATCAATCAGATATAAAACAAATTAAAAAAGAACATAAGTTAAAAATTCAAGAAATTAAAGTTTTTAAAGAAGCACAAATAGGAGTTTTATTTCACGAATTTCAATATCGTGATAATATAATTGAAATTAAAGCTAATAAACTAAAAACTATTGCATTGCTTAATGAACAAATTAAAAATATTAAGTCTAAGTTTAATTTACAAAAAGAAAATTTAAAATTGAATAAAAATTTATATGATAATAAACATTTAGAACAAATTAATAAGATTAAAGAAGAAATTAAAGAAGTTAAAAAGCAAACTAGTGTTAAGCTTTTAGAAGAAAAAAATAAATTTAAAACTCAAAAAGAGAATGTTAAAAAAGAAAAGGTTCAATTACAAACTATTTTAGAACAATATAAAACTTATCTTAAAGAAGAAAAACAACGCTTTATACAAGCTAAAAAACAAGCTCTTGTTAATAAACATAAACGCTTAGAATTTATTGATATGAATCGTTCTAAATTAGAAGTTAATAAGACTATTGTTTTATTAAATGATCTAAAGACATTAGTTATGACTAATATAGATAAAAACTTAAATAGACAAGCAATAAAATCTAATGATAAGACTTTAATAAAGGCTTTAAAAATAAAGTCACAAATAGATGAAATATTTGGTTCTAATATTATTAGTGAATATGATGCACCTGAATATATTAAGCAAAAAGTAAAAATAAGTTTAAAAACATTTAAATTAATAATCATTTTAGAAAAGCAAATTTCTTATACTAATTGTAGAGTTGAAGAACAAGAACTAATTAATAACTATAAAACTTGAATCGATAAAGCAAATCAAATTATTGATAAAGATAAACAACAATATTTATTAGCAATTAAGCAACAACCAAGAGAAACACTAACTGATTTAGAGCAATTATTTAACTTAGAAAAAACATTAAAGCAACAAACTAATTTAAAGATCATGAATTTAGAAAAATCAGTACTAAAGGAGGTTAAGTAA
- a CDS encoding ABC transporter permease, translating into MSILFNSSILTWGLALVGVLLFASLSSLVSEKAGVVNIAVEGMMIIGALVVSILGTYLTTNDQKSNYTQIPIVLLAGVITAIFALLHAFPSITLKANQIISGTAINILTIGLGIFLSTSNWFGKQSQVIASGYTSINVINITKTVGSKTQVVASMLPIWTTIAIILAIGLFVFFKYTKQGMRYAMVGENPNAIDAAGISVTKYRYVAVILSGFLAGIGGGVFVVTTVSGGGLFSGNIFGYGFLGIAIMIFGQWRILFITIGAIIFSWLFALGQQIGTISTNKTIQSISILFNTLPFILTIVAMVLFSKTSKAPAAVGIPFDKSKR; encoded by the coding sequence ATGTCAATTTTATTTAATAGTAGTATTTTAACTTGAGGGCTTGCTTTAGTTGGTGTTTTATTGTTTGCTTCTCTATCATCACTTGTTAGTGAAAAGGCAGGAGTTGTTAACATTGCTGTTGAAGGTATGATGATTATTGGAGCTTTGGTTGTTTCTATTTTAGGAACTTATTTAACAACAAATGATCAAAAAAGTAATTATACTCAAATACCAATAGTTTTACTAGCGGGAGTAATTACAGCAATTTTTGCACTATTACATGCTTTTCCATCAATCACATTAAAAGCAAACCAAATTATTTCAGGAACTGCGATTAACATTTTAACAATAGGTCTTGGAATATTTTTATCAACATCAAATTGATTTGGAAAGCAATCACAAGTTATTGCTAGTGGTTATACTTCAATAAATGTAATCAATATAACTAAAACAGTTGGTTCTAAAACTCAAGTAGTTGCAAGTATGTTACCTATTTGAACAACAATAGCTATTATTCTTGCGATTGGATTATTTGTTTTTTTTAAATATACAAAACAAGGAATGAGATATGCAATGGTTGGAGAAAACCCAAATGCTATTGATGCAGCTGGAATTAGTGTAACTAAATATCGATATGTTGCAGTAATTTTATCAGGATTTTTAGCAGGAATTGGAGGAGGAGTATTTGTTGTTACTACAGTTAGTGGTGGTGGATTATTTAGTGGAAATATATTTGGATATGGATTTTTAGGAATTGCTATTATGATTTTTGGGCAATGAAGAATTCTATTTATTACAATTGGAGCTATTATATTTTCATGACTATTTGCTTTAGGACAACAAATAGGAACAATTTCAACAAATAAAACTATTCAAAGCATATCAATTTTATTTAATACTTTACCATTTATTTTAACTATTGTTGCAATGGTATTATTTAGTAAAACTTCTAAAGCTCCAGCAGCAGTTGGAATACCATTTGATAAATCAAAAAGATAA
- the gyrA gene encoding DNA gyrase subunit A, with the protein MNNENNNNDSLDENQNHYHGKISPIDISTEVRKDFLEYAMSVIVSRALPDLKDGLKPVHRRIIYAMNDLGITSDKPHKKSARIVGEVIGKYHPHGDSAVYETMVRMAQEFSYRYPLIDGHGNFGSIDGDGAAAMRYTEARLAKISNYLIKDIDMDTVPFIDNYDASEHEPAYLTGYLPNLLVNGTMGIAVGMATSIPPHNLKEVVSAINAYIDNNDITIDEILDNHILGPDFPTGALMTNGSKMREGYKTGRGSVIIRAKIDFEENKKHDRFVVTEIPYQTNKAKIIEKIAELVKDKTIEGIFDIRDESNYEGIRIIIELKKDANPDVVLSKLYKYTALQSSFSINLLTLNNNLPVLLDLKTIIKNYVEFQVNVIIKRSIFEKNKLTKRYHILEALHIALDNVDDVINIIKNSKTSEEAKIQLTNKYNFDEEQNKAILDMRLQRLVGLERDKITLEMTNIKERLTYLDILINTKEEQNNVLKNQLNEIADKFGDNRRTELIDEELINIEDEELIPDLKWMILLSQEGYIRRINPDEFRIQKRGGRGVSVNAEPNDPIDIATMGKAKDWVLFFTNSGKVYRTKLYNIRSYSRTARGLPIVNFLNDLTSEDKITAILPLRNNKEKFNYLTFVTQKGMIKRTKISEFENINRNGKKAINLRENDQLVSVFATTGQDTIFIANESGKVIRIKESVVNPQSRVGSGVRALKLETNDVVVGAISSFKLTHITTVSNKGLFKKTPIDDYRISGRNGKGIKVMNLNQRTGKFKAIIDARETDLILIISSDGNLIKTKVSNIPSLSRNASGVKAIRLADNQEINAITLEYRKHGLENEDFEED; encoded by the coding sequence ATGAATAATGAAAACAATAATAATGATTCTTTAGATGAAAATCAAAATCATTATCATGGTAAAATTTCTCCTATTGATATTTCAACAGAAGTTAGAAAAGATTTCTTAGAATATGCAATGAGTGTTATTGTAAGCCGTGCTTTGCCTGATTTAAAAGATGGATTAAAACCAGTTCATAGACGTATTATTTATGCAATGAACGATTTAGGAATTACTTCAGATAAACCACACAAAAAATCTGCTCGTATAGTTGGAGAAGTAATTGGTAAGTATCACCCACATGGAGATAGTGCTGTTTATGAAACAATGGTAAGAATGGCTCAAGAGTTTTCCTATCGTTATCCTTTAATTGATGGTCATGGTAACTTTGGTTCAATTGATGGTGATGGTGCAGCTGCAATGCGTTATACTGAAGCAAGACTAGCTAAAATATCAAATTATCTAATAAAAGATATTGATATGGATACAGTGCCATTTATTGATAATTATGATGCTAGTGAACATGAACCAGCTTATTTAACAGGTTATTTACCAAACCTTTTAGTTAATGGAACTATGGGTATTGCAGTTGGAATGGCAACTTCAATTCCACCACATAATTTAAAAGAAGTAGTTAGTGCTATTAATGCTTATATTGATAATAATGATATTACTATTGATGAGATTTTAGATAATCATATTTTAGGTCCTGATTTTCCAACTGGTGCTTTAATGACTAATGGATCAAAAATGCGTGAAGGTTATAAAACAGGACGAGGTAGTGTTATTATTAGAGCAAAAATTGATTTTGAAGAAAATAAAAAACACGATAGATTTGTAGTTACTGAAATTCCATACCAAACTAATAAAGCTAAAATTATTGAAAAAATAGCTGAATTAGTTAAAGACAAAACTATTGAAGGTATTTTTGATATTAGAGATGAATCAAATTATGAAGGTATTAGAATCATTATTGAATTAAAAAAAGATGCTAATCCTGATGTTGTTTTATCTAAACTTTATAAATACACTGCTTTACAATCAAGTTTTTCAATTAACTTATTAACTTTAAATAATAATTTACCTGTTTTATTAGACTTAAAAACTATTATTAAAAACTATGTTGAGTTTCAAGTTAATGTTATTATAAAACGTTCTATTTTTGAAAAGAATAAATTAACTAAGCGTTATCATATTTTAGAAGCTTTACATATTGCTTTAGATAATGTTGATGATGTTATTAATATTATTAAAAATTCTAAAACTAGTGAAGAAGCTAAAATTCAATTAACTAATAAATATAACTTTGATGAAGAACAAAATAAAGCTATTTTAGATATGCGTTTACAAAGATTAGTTGGTTTAGAAAGAGACAAAATCACTTTAGAAATGACTAATATAAAAGAACGTTTAACTTATTTAGATATTTTAATTAATACAAAAGAAGAACAAAATAATGTTTTAAAAAATCAATTAAATGAAATAGCTGACAAGTTTGGAGATAATAGAAGAACAGAATTAATTGATGAAGAATTGATTAATATTGAAGATGAAGAATTGATTCCTGATCTAAAATGAATGATCTTATTATCTCAAGAAGGTTATATTAGAAGAATTAATCCAGATGAGTTTAGAATCCAAAAACGCGGTGGACGTGGAGTCAGTGTTAATGCAGAGCCAAATGATCCTATTGATATAGCAACAATGGGAAAAGCTAAGGACTGAGTATTATTTTTTACTAATTCAGGAAAGGTTTATAGAACTAAGTTATATAACATCAGAAGTTATTCAAGAACAGCTAGAGGATTACCAATTGTTAACTTTTTAAATGACTTAACTAGTGAAGATAAAATTACAGCTATTTTACCTTTAAGAAACAATAAAGAAAAATTTAATTATTTAACTTTTGTTACTCAAAAGGGAATGATTAAAAGAACTAAAATTTCTGAATTTGAAAACATTAATAGAAATGGTAAAAAAGCAATTAATTTAAGAGAAAACGATCAACTAGTTTCAGTATTTGCAACAACTGGACAAGATACTATTTTTATTGCTAATGAGTCTGGAAAAGTAATTAGAATTAAAGAAAGCGTAGTTAATCCACAATCTAGAGTTGGTTCTGGAGTTAGAGCATTAAAATTAGAAACTAATGATGTTGTAGTTGGAGCAATTAGTTCATTTAAATTAACTCATATTACCACTGTTTCAAATAAAGGTTTATTTAAAAAGACACCAATTGATGATTATAGAATTAGTGGAAGAAATGGTAAAGGTATAAAAGTAATGAATTTAAACCAAAGAACTGGTAAATTCAAAGCTATTATTGATGCTAGAGAAACTGATTTAATCTTAATTATTTCAAGCGATGGAAACTTAATTAAGACTAAAGTTTCAAATATTCCTTCGCTTTCAAGAAATGCTAGTGGAGTTAAAGCAATTAGATTAGCAGATAATCAAGAAATTAATGCAATTACTTTAGAATACCGTAAACACGGCCTTGAAAACGAAGATTTTGAAGAAGATTAG
- the gyrB gene encoding DNA topoisomerase (ATP-hydrolyzing) subunit B — MSQEYSAESIKVLKGLEAVRTRPGMYIGSTSKTGLHHLVWEILDNSIDEAMAGYADLINVTITKENEVIIQDNGRGIPVGINSDTKKSALSLVFTQLHAGGKFDSETYKISGGLHGVGASVVNALSLYVEVEVYRNNIHYHQLFSEGGTKESELQQLGHTDLRGTKVKFKPDPEIFKETVVFDYEVIKNKVKQLAFLNKGLKITLTDERIEKTVEYLFLNGILDYIKEKNETKNKINPNIFYVDSKYEDIEVEMALQYNSDYQENIITFVNNINTHEGGTHEDGLKQALIRDINRYADTVIKNNKTPSKFSWDDIKEGMMCILSVRHTDPQYEGQTKTKLSNPDAKEAVNIIIGNAFEEFLLKSPEDAKAILDKNVNAQKARIAAQRAREETRRKSALDSFSLPGKLADCETKDSNIAELYLVEGDSAGGSAKTGRNRKFQAILPLRGKVLNVERVTEARAFSNNEIKSIVTAVGTGIKEELDLSKLRYKKIVIMTDADVDGAHIRTLLLTFFYRYMKPLVANGHIYIAQPPLYKIEAGKKIAYAYTDNQLDELKNNEFNNLKYTIQRYKGLGEMDPLQLWETTMDPQQRTMLQISLEDATLANEVFSDLMGEDPELRKIYIQDNAKFVENIDF; from the coding sequence ATGTCACAAGAATATAGTGCAGAATCGATTAAAGTTTTAAAAGGTTTAGAAGCTGTTAGAACACGTCCTGGAATGTATATTGGATCAACTTCAAAAACAGGGTTACATCATTTAGTATGAGAAATTTTAGATAACTCAATTGATGAAGCAATGGCTGGATATGCTGATTTAATTAATGTAACTATAACAAAAGAAAATGAAGTAATTATCCAAGATAATGGGAGAGGAATTCCAGTTGGTATTAATTCAGATACTAAGAAATCTGCATTAAGTTTAGTTTTTACTCAATTGCATGCTGGAGGAAAATTTGATTCAGAGACTTATAAAATTTCTGGTGGTCTTCATGGAGTTGGAGCTAGTGTTGTTAATGCTTTATCTTTATATGTTGAAGTTGAAGTTTATAGAAATAATATTCACTATCATCAATTGTTTAGTGAAGGTGGTACTAAAGAATCAGAATTACAACAACTAGGTCACACTGATTTAAGAGGAACAAAAGTTAAATTCAAACCAGATCCTGAAATTTTTAAAGAAACTGTAGTATTTGATTATGAAGTTATTAAAAATAAAGTTAAACAGTTAGCATTTTTAAATAAAGGTTTAAAAATTACTTTAACTGATGAAAGAATTGAAAAAACAGTTGAATACTTATTTTTAAATGGGATCTTAGACTATATTAAAGAAAAAAATGAAACTAAGAATAAAATAAACCCAAATATTTTTTATGTAGATTCAAAATATGAAGACATTGAAGTTGAAATGGCGCTTCAATATAATTCTGATTATCAAGAAAATATCATTACTTTTGTAAATAATATTAACACTCATGAGGGTGGAACTCATGAGGATGGTTTAAAACAAGCTCTAATTAGAGATATTAATAGATATGCTGATACAGTAATAAAAAATAACAAAACTCCTTCTAAATTCTCTTGAGATGATATTAAAGAAGGAATGATGTGTATTTTATCAGTTAGACATACAGATCCACAATATGAAGGTCAAACTAAAACTAAACTTTCAAACCCTGATGCTAAAGAAGCGGTTAATATAATCATTGGAAATGCTTTTGAAGAGTTTCTATTAAAATCACCAGAAGACGCTAAAGCTATTTTAGATAAAAATGTTAATGCTCAAAAAGCAAGAATTGCAGCTCAAAGAGCAAGAGAAGAAACTAGAAGAAAATCTGCACTAGATTCATTTTCACTACCAGGTAAATTAGCAGATTGTGAAACCAAAGATTCAAATATAGCTGAACTTTATTTAGTGGAGGGAGATTCAGCTGGTGGTAGTGCTAAAACTGGAAGAAATAGAAAATTTCAAGCTATTTTACCTTTAAGAGGTAAAGTATTAAATGTTGAAAGAGTAACTGAAGCTAGAGCTTTTTCAAATAATGAGATTAAATCAATTGTTACAGCTGTTGGTACTGGAATAAAAGAAGAATTAGACTTATCTAAATTAAGATATAAAAAAATAGTAATTATGACTGATGCTGATGTTGATGGTGCTCACATTAGAACATTACTACTAACATTCTTTTATAGATATATGAAACCACTTGTTGCTAATGGTCATATTTATATAGCTCAACCTCCTTTATATAAAATTGAAGCAGGTAAAAAAATAGCTTATGCATATACTGATAATCAATTAGATGAACTAAAAAATAATGAATTCAATAATTTAAAATACACAATTCAACGCTATAAAGGACTTGGAGAAATGGATCCGCTACAACTATGAGAAACAACAATGGATCCACAACAAAGAACTATGCTACAAATTTCACTTGAAGATGCTACTTTAGCAAATGAAGTATTTTCAGATTTAATGGGTGAAGATCCTGAGTTAAGAAAAATTTATATTCAAGATAATGCTAAATTTGTTGAAAATATAGACTTTTAG
- a CDS encoding MAG6090-like repeat-containing lipoprotein — MKKLLTILSSLIISTSTAALVIACNNTEKPAQDKPTNQTKPINPTDPKTPDSKSKDESNESTKPQNTTPKKPIPSNATAKWNSIFSDSPTGDDINLNPSSEAIEKENMRLEAIAKEKIKEAKERNLNIHKQNIYVLENEIIDLKSKRFVIGNEYSKKEKELEEKTKKILIEAENNLKTNKEVLDSKKQVNEHKLNYLKKEVFGKDNIRDKVKKTKENLKELKEWLVEAKELVKEYTQEESKHNEKVLKATDLQNNISKIISELNDTRKLAESISEIETKIQSVEDSFKKEIDETKKWLPELDAEDKKIKEMKKELLSTYDVYDSFVYNNRIENAFQLEYITSLDDDIKNNAETRKFIEELQSELEKIKKSLIEELKIKKDKADQAKNKVSSLEASLKEMMSEKNELDTELNKINNEIVKIKRDLADFRNNALDLEEEIEKTTKIETKLSKELNEYETDLVKLSDEKAQIEKELDDLEKNTEKTISEAMSNFDEQSQNLDKEAYEKEKSIDLQISELEKLITKTKEVISEIEKQ, encoded by the coding sequence ATGAAAAAACTGTTAACAATATTAAGTTCTCTAATAATTAGTACAAGTACTGCTGCTTTAGTTATTGCATGTAATAATACAGAAAAACCTGCACAAGACAAACCAACTAATCAAACTAAACCAATCAATCCAACTGATCCTAAAACCCCAGATTCTAAATCAAAAGATGAGTCAAACGAATCTACAAAACCACAAAATACAACTCCTAAAAAACCAATTCCATCTAATGCAACTGCTAAATGAAATAGTATATTTTCTGATAGTCCAACAGGAGATGACATTAATTTAAATCCATCTTCTGAAGCAATAGAAAAAGAAAATATGAGACTAGAAGCTATTGCTAAAGAAAAAATAAAAGAAGCTAAAGAACGTAATTTAAATATTCATAAACAAAATATATATGTTTTAGAAAATGAAATAATAGATCTTAAATCTAAAAGATTTGTAATTGGAAATGAATATAGTAAAAAAGAAAAAGAACTAGAAGAAAAAACAAAAAAAATTCTTATTGAAGCTGAAAATAACTTAAAAACTAATAAAGAAGTACTAGATAGTAAAAAACAAGTAAATGAACATAAACTTAACTATCTAAAAAAAGAAGTATTTGGAAAAGATAATATAAGAGATAAAGTAAAAAAAACTAAAGAAAATTTAAAAGAATTAAAAGAGTGATTAGTAGAAGCAAAAGAACTAGTTAAAGAATACACTCAAGAAGAAAGCAAACATAATGAAAAAGTTTTAAAAGCAACAGATTTACAAAATAATATAAGCAAAATTATTTCAGAACTTAATGATACTAGAAAATTAGCTGAATCCATTTCTGAAATAGAAACAAAAATTCAAAGTGTTGAAGATAGTTTTAAAAAAGAAATTGATGAAACAAAAAAATGATTACCAGAACTTGATGCTGAAGATAAAAAAATAAAAGAAATGAAAAAAGAATTATTATCTACATATGATGTATATGATTCTTTTGTTTATAACAATAGAATAGAAAATGCATTTCAACTTGAATATATAACTAGCTTAGATGATGACATAAAAAACAATGCAGAAACTAGAAAATTTATAGAAGAACTACAATCTGAACTAGAAAAAATCAAAAAATCTTTAATCGAAGAATTAAAAATAAAGAAAGACAAGGCTGATCAAGCAAAAAATAAAGTATCATCACTTGAAGCTTCATTAAAAGAAATGATGAGTGAAAAAAATGAACTTGATACAGAGTTAAATAAAATAAATAATGAGATAGTTAAGATTAAAAGAGATTTAGCTGATTTCAGAAATAATGCTTTAGATTTAGAAGAAGAAATTGAAAAAACTACCAAAATCGAAACTAAACTAAGTAAAGAATTAAATGAATATGAAACAGATTTAGTTAAATTAAGTGATGAAAAAGCACAAATTGAAAAAGAACTTGATGATCTAGAAAAAAATACAGAAAAAACTATTTCTGAAGCTATGTCTAATTTTGATGAACAATCTCAAAATTTAGACAAAGAAGCATATGAAAAAGAAAAGTCAATAGACTTACAAATTTCTGAATTAGAAAAATTAATTACTAAAACAAAAGAAGTTATTAGCGAAATAGAAAAGCAATAA